In the genome of Elephas maximus indicus isolate mEleMax1 chromosome 6, mEleMax1 primary haplotype, whole genome shotgun sequence, one region contains:
- the INPP1 gene encoding inositol polyphosphate 1-phosphatase isoform X2, with protein sequence MSLPMIWFVFTPGEKIILRLCSAEAETVELLSKVLNGNKLASEALAKVVHQDVSFTDPALDSIRVDIPQDILGIWVDPIDSTYQYIKGSADIKPNQGIFSCGLQCVTILIGVYDIQTGTPLMGVVNQPFVSQDPNTLRWKGQCYWGLSYMETNIHSLQLHIPERNGTETSSQLTENTSSEAEAHGFSAVISTSEKETIKAALFRVCGGSVFRAAGAGYKSLCVVQGLVDIYIFSEDTTFKWDSCAAHAILRSMGGGMVDLKECLERNPEKGLNLPQLVYHVPNEGASGVDQWANKGGLIAYRSRRQLEMFLSLLIQNLVPADTNT encoded by the exons TTTGTCTTTACTCCAGGGGAAAAGATTATCTTGAGACTGTGTTCAGCAGAGGCAGAAACAGTGGAGCTTCTTAGCAAAGTTCTTAATGGTAACAAGTTGGCATCTGAAGCATTAGCCAAGGTTGTTCATCAGGATGTCTCCTTTACTGACCCAGCTCTGGATTCGATAAGGGTCGATATTCCACAGGACATTTTGGGAATATGGGTGGATCCCATAG attcaacTTATCAGTATATAAAAGGCTCTGCTGACATCAAACCCAACCAAGGAATTTTCTCCTGCGGGCTTCAGTGCGTCACTATTTTAATTGGTGTCTATGACATACAGACAGGGACGCCCCTGATGGGAGTCGTTAATCAACCTTTTGTGTCACAAGACCCAAACACCCTCAG GTGGAAAGGACAGTGCTACTGGGGCCTTTCTTACATGGAGACCAATATCCATTCACTTCAGCTCCACATTCCCGAAAGAAATGGCACCGAAACATCAAGCCAACTGACTGAAAACACCAGCTCTGAAGCAGAAGCCCACGGTTTTTCAGCTGTCATTAGTACAAGTGAAAAGGAAACTATCAAAGCTGCATTGTTTCGTGTATGTGGAGGTAGCGTATTTCGGGCAGCTGGAGCTGGTTACAAGAGTCTTTGTGTTGTGCAAGGCCTTGTGGACATTTATATCTTTTCAGAAGATACCACATTCAAGTGGGACTCCTGTGCTGCTCACGCCATACTGAGGTCAATGGGTGGGGGAATGGTAGATCTAAAGGAATGCTTAGAAAGAAATCCAGAAAAGGGGCTCAATTTGCCACAGTTGGTATACCATGTGCCAAATGAAGGTGCTTCTGGAGTTGATCAGTGGGCCAACAAGGGAGGACTAATTGCATACAGATCAAGGAGGCAGCTGGAGATGTTCCTGAGCCTCCTCATCCAAAACCTTGTACCTGCAGATACAAATACATAG